From Schaalia sp. ZJ405, one genomic window encodes:
- a CDS encoding MBL fold metallo-hydrolase → MHTPGFLLIGGPTVLFDCGELRWISDPTFDPPTDYGLLRKTQGPAVEVDDLGPIDVALISHHDHRDNLDTLGLHVARGARHAVSPHHATAVVGEHAFGLAAGEHLVIGGVTIHAVPAIHGPEDGARDERGFVNCEVIGFVLESDTQRLYISGDNTSMDIVRDIAERFGPCDGAIIHAGRASVPSKFAGQPLSMTGAQAAQAATILRARQVVVVHNTQWVHFTEGPDDTYRAFVEAGVGDVLDTTPLGQWGTWRPNPSD, encoded by the coding sequence ATGCATACACCCGGTTTCCTTCTCATCGGTGGTCCCACCGTACTTTTCGACTGCGGTGAGCTCCGGTGGATTTCCGATCCAACTTTCGATCCGCCGACGGACTACGGACTCCTTCGCAAAACGCAGGGCCCGGCAGTGGAGGTCGACGACCTCGGCCCCATTGATGTCGCGCTGATCAGTCACCACGATCATCGCGATAATCTCGATACCTTGGGCCTGCATGTTGCTCGCGGAGCACGTCATGCAGTGTCACCACATCACGCGACGGCTGTTGTCGGGGAGCATGCGTTCGGCCTGGCTGCCGGTGAGCACCTCGTCATTGGTGGAGTGACGATCCATGCCGTTCCCGCGATTCACGGCCCCGAAGACGGCGCGCGAGACGAAAGAGGTTTCGTCAATTGCGAGGTCATCGGATTTGTCCTGGAATCCGATACTCAGCGCCTGTACATCAGCGGCGACAACACCTCGATGGATATTGTGCGTGATATCGCGGAACGTTTTGGTCCGTGTGATGGTGCAATCATTCATGCGGGCCGTGCGAGTGTTCCATCGAAATTTGCTGGGCAGCCGCTGTCAATGACGGGAGCCCAAGCAGCCCAGGCGGCAACGATTCTTCGGGCACGTCAGGTAGTCGTCGTGCACAACACGCAATGGGTGCACTTTACCGAAGGCCCAGATGATACGTATCGGGCATTCGTTGAGGCCGGTGTCGGGGATGTCCTCGACACCACGCCTCTTGGTCAATGGGGGACCTGGCGTCCGAATCCCTCTGACTGA
- a CDS encoding DapH/DapD/GlmU-related protein, with product MDVSTFRQLMDERCALEPGTEAMRFMHEKANRARRLCQKINSSEFDEDEIRAILRDVTQSPVPESTTILPPVTLDCGVNFHVGEGVFINAGCSFQDQGGVWIGNRTLIGHQVVIATLNHDEDPTQRGILHPAPVIIEDDVWVGAHATILGGVTIGRGAIIAAGAVVTKDVAPGMIVAGVPAAPIRRVTSAEKI from the coding sequence GTGGATGTCTCAACATTTCGTCAGCTGATGGACGAGCGCTGCGCTCTTGAACCGGGTACCGAGGCAATGCGCTTCATGCACGAGAAGGCGAACCGTGCCCGCCGCCTCTGCCAGAAAATTAATTCCTCCGAGTTTGACGAGGACGAAATCCGCGCCATTCTCCGCGACGTCACGCAATCACCTGTCCCGGAGTCCACAACGATCCTCCCGCCGGTCACCCTTGACTGCGGGGTGAACTTTCACGTTGGCGAGGGCGTCTTCATCAATGCGGGATGCAGCTTCCAGGACCAGGGTGGCGTGTGGATTGGAAACCGCACACTCATCGGCCATCAGGTCGTCATCGCGACCCTCAACCACGACGAAGATCCCACCCAGCGCGGCATCCTTCATCCCGCTCCGGTGATTATCGAGGACGATGTCTGGGTTGGTGCGCATGCCACGATCCTTGGGGGCGTGACCATTGGCCGGGGCGCAATCATTGCGGCTGGAGCTGTTGTGACGAAGGATGTGGCTCCTGGGATGATCGTTGCGGGTGTTCCCGCTGCTCCGATTCGTCGGGTCACCTCGGCGGAGAAGATCTGA
- a CDS encoding phosphoglyceromutase, with protein sequence MTYTLVLLRHGESEWNAKNLFTGWVDVPLSDKGRAEASHGGELLKESGVLPDLLFTSMLRRAIMTANLALDAADRHWIPVERSWRLNERHYGALQGKNKKEIRDEYGEDQFMQWRRSYDVPPPAIEAGSEFSQDQDPRYAGEPIPMTECLKDVLERLLPYWEETIVPAIKTGKTVMIAAHGNSLRAIVKHLDGISDDDIAGVNIPTGIPLVYELDEETLQPVKKGGTYLDPEAEAKIAAVANQGK encoded by the coding sequence ATGACCTACACATTGGTGCTGCTCCGCCACGGCGAGAGCGAATGGAATGCAAAGAATCTGTTCACCGGATGGGTTGACGTCCCGCTGTCTGACAAGGGCCGCGCGGAAGCGTCCCACGGTGGTGAACTCCTCAAGGAATCCGGTGTCCTTCCGGACCTCCTGTTCACATCGATGCTGCGTCGCGCGATCATGACCGCGAACCTGGCTCTCGATGCCGCTGATCGTCACTGGATCCCCGTTGAGCGTTCATGGCGCCTCAACGAGCGCCACTACGGCGCTCTCCAAGGCAAGAACAAGAAGGAGATCCGCGACGAATACGGCGAGGATCAGTTCATGCAGTGGCGCCGTTCCTACGACGTGCCGCCACCGGCGATCGAAGCTGGATCGGAGTTCTCCCAGGATCAGGATCCGCGCTACGCCGGCGAACCAATCCCGATGACCGAGTGCCTCAAGGATGTCCTTGAGCGTCTCCTTCCCTACTGGGAGGAAACAATCGTTCCGGCAATCAAGACGGGCAAGACCGTGATGATTGCTGCCCACGGAAATTCGCTGCGCGCGATCGTCAAGCATCTGGATGGAATCTCAGATGACGACATCGCCGGTGTCAACATCCCAACGGGTATTCCGCTGGTTTACGAGCTGGACGAGGAAACCCTCCAGCCCGTGAAGAAGGGCGGTACGTATCTGGATCCCGAGGCCGAAGCGAAGATCGCGGCTGTCGCTAACCAGGGCAAGTGA
- a CDS encoding NAD(P)H-dependent flavin oxidoreductase → MHTHSLFHSDLPLIAAPMAGGISTVALARATAEAGAFPFLAAGYKTPQALDDEITQVRQFGVSFGVNLFVPSSVPVDRAKVEKYRDQLREDAEDLGISLAFPSGSGDDHWSEKLRMLIENPVPVVSLTFGLPDAHSIKALQTAGSTVVATVTTVDEAQSAEELGVDGLIVQGPRAGGHSATFDVSRPIHDCSTRDLVLAITSRTTLPVVATGGVDGPFMVRELLDAGAQSVAVGTLLLRADEAGTSQTYRDAVGDAQFTETVLTRAFTGRLARSLRNSFIDRHRDAPSEFPTLSELTLPIRKEAAKRHDAHRLSLWAGTGWRSARSEPTKNIIDWLASEL, encoded by the coding sequence ATGCATACTCATTCTCTCTTTCACTCCGATCTCCCACTTATTGCCGCCCCGATGGCAGGCGGAATCTCCACCGTTGCGCTCGCGCGCGCCACCGCTGAAGCAGGTGCTTTTCCTTTCCTTGCTGCCGGATACAAAACACCCCAAGCTCTTGATGACGAGATCACGCAGGTGCGTCAATTCGGCGTGAGCTTCGGCGTTAACCTTTTCGTTCCGTCGTCTGTGCCGGTCGATCGCGCAAAAGTCGAGAAGTACCGTGACCAGCTCCGAGAAGACGCCGAGGATCTGGGAATTTCTCTCGCATTTCCTTCCGGCAGCGGTGACGACCATTGGTCCGAGAAACTCAGGATGCTCATTGAGAACCCCGTTCCCGTGGTGTCGCTGACTTTTGGACTTCCGGATGCGCACAGCATCAAAGCACTACAAACTGCCGGGTCCACGGTTGTGGCAACCGTGACGACGGTGGACGAGGCGCAGTCAGCGGAGGAGCTCGGGGTCGATGGGTTGATTGTTCAGGGGCCGAGGGCGGGCGGGCATAGCGCAACCTTCGATGTGTCGCGGCCAATTCATGACTGTTCCACTCGCGATCTCGTACTGGCGATTACGTCGCGCACAACGCTGCCTGTGGTTGCAACCGGCGGTGTCGACGGGCCGTTCATGGTGCGAGAACTGCTTGATGCGGGTGCTCAGTCCGTGGCCGTTGGGACGCTTTTGCTCCGGGCAGATGAAGCGGGGACTTCACAGACGTATCGGGATGCTGTGGGGGATGCCCAGTTCACTGAAACGGTTCTCACACGGGCATTCACCGGCAGACTTGCGCGGTCTTTGCGCAATAGCTTTATCGATCGTCACCGTGACGCTCCATCGGAGTTCCCAACGCTCAGCGAATTAACGCTGCCTATACGCAAGGAAGCTGCGAAGCGACACGATGCTCACCGGCTCTCTCTTTGGGCGGGTACGGGTTGGCGAAGTGCCCGGTCGGAACCCACGAAAAACATCATTGACTGGCTGGCGAGTGAACTCTGA
- a CDS encoding cyclophilin-like fold protein, with the protein MKKHAVGHPSGSAPWRVHLSMILVAVAAILLPGCGGTQPESPLSEEPQLHAPQSMPSQQSGRVPDQKKGPESGESPQPLTGDNEETTTGSGDNMRETLVMTANGQELLVDWEDNDSVRNLAALVAQSPVTVELTPYGGFELVGDLPWSVTSNDRALAATSGDILLYQSRSLVLMLGENQWSYTRLGRLRPQSLEVLGSMSPGAPSAGASLVVQLSARA; encoded by the coding sequence GTGAAGAAACACGCCGTCGGTCATCCGTCAGGATCTGCTCCGTGGAGAGTTCACCTGAGCATGATCCTCGTAGCTGTGGCCGCGATCCTGCTGCCTGGATGCGGTGGCACGCAACCGGAATCGCCACTAAGCGAAGAACCTCAGCTTCACGCGCCCCAGTCAATGCCATCACAGCAATCAGGACGTGTCCCAGATCAGAAGAAGGGGCCTGAGTCTGGAGAGTCTCCTCAGCCGCTGACAGGAGACAATGAAGAAACAACGACCGGATCGGGAGACAATATGCGCGAGACTTTGGTGATGACAGCCAACGGGCAGGAACTCCTCGTGGACTGGGAAGATAACGACTCCGTGAGGAATCTCGCCGCGTTGGTTGCTCAGAGTCCTGTGACCGTGGAACTGACTCCCTACGGAGGATTTGAGCTCGTTGGGGATCTCCCGTGGTCTGTGACAAGCAATGATCGTGCTCTGGCGGCAACAAGCGGCGACATTCTGCTCTACCAATCACGCAGCCTCGTTCTCATGCTCGGCGAAAACCAATGGTCGTACACGCGTCTGGGACGCCTTCGGCCTCAGTCACTGGAGGTGCTTGGGTCGATGAGTCCTGGGGCGCCTAGCGCGGGTGCATCGCTCGTCGTGCAGCTGAGCGCTCGGGCGTAA
- a CDS encoding MarR family winged helix-turn-helix transcriptional regulator: MRNDAKGRAWDAYFTTTNRLTERIGSALKASHKLSLPEYNVLLQVSRAGTQGIRLSILAHEVVFSPSRLTHTINRLVARGFVARSACEGDRRGGLVHLTETGRKTLRAAAKTQRSIVRTFVLDGMSEDELAVLHGIFERIASQLDAADAGTPVSHL; the protein is encoded by the coding sequence ATGAGAAACGACGCCAAAGGACGCGCGTGGGACGCCTATTTCACCACAACAAACAGGCTCACCGAGCGGATCGGGTCCGCACTGAAAGCATCACACAAGCTGTCCCTACCTGAATACAACGTGCTCCTGCAAGTGTCCCGAGCTGGCACTCAGGGGATTCGTCTCTCAATACTTGCTCACGAGGTTGTTTTTAGTCCGTCACGCCTCACCCACACAATCAACCGCCTTGTTGCCCGCGGCTTCGTCGCTCGATCCGCATGCGAAGGAGATCGCCGAGGCGGCCTCGTCCATCTCACCGAAACCGGGCGCAAGACCCTCCGCGCTGCCGCGAAGACTCAGCGATCCATCGTCCGTACTTTCGTCCTCGATGGGATGAGCGAGGACGAGCTCGCGGTCCTCCACGGCATCTTCGAGCGAATTGCATCACAACTTGATGCCGCCGACGCGGGGACCCCTGTGTCACATCTGTAA
- a CDS encoding histone-like nucleoid-structuring protein Lsr2: protein MKKTIVELIDDIDGTVAERTVPFAFNGVTYEIDLSSEHIAEFTQAMERWIGAGRRTGGRVVVRSGQPVRQSEASKIREWAKDNGVEVNERGRIPAAIVAQYRASQS from the coding sequence ATGAAGAAGACGATCGTGGAGCTCATTGACGATATCGATGGAACCGTTGCGGAAAGGACAGTGCCCTTTGCCTTTAACGGTGTGACCTACGAAATCGATCTGTCATCGGAGCACATCGCCGAGTTCACTCAGGCGATGGAACGCTGGATCGGTGCGGGACGTCGTACCGGCGGTCGCGTTGTGGTGCGTTCGGGACAGCCGGTTCGTCAGTCGGAGGCATCGAAGATTCGTGAGTGGGCAAAAGACAATGGTGTTGAGGTGAACGAACGCGGCAGGATTCCCGCCGCCATCGTCGCTCAATATCGCGCATCGCAGAGCTAA
- a CDS encoding LysR family transcriptional regulator codes for MSPPGVNENVSAQSTTGTFEIRECVDGKEMPGGHDLCSVSMTVNREGDVELRHLRAFVAVARTLSMTAASRELHITQPALTRTIQQLERVLGVQLFDRSPQHFALTQSGQFLNEKAQRILSDVNAMIDGVRGFQRVRIGFSWALPYPWMTDVVDAFEALTGASIQLLRHDDVLGSLRRGEVDVALSRYEAQVDDVRSLVIHSEQRVAAVSKRLPLSGRDRLDWDELRDFPVVINKLSGSTQPELWDDPLPPERIVSCESYDEWEALIAAGRGVGAIGQSAACAKPHPGIVYLPLNGAPMTTLRLFILAGHIPPLVGTFIEIASQTPFSVASTWSTSVALDDE; via the coding sequence ATGAGTCCTCCCGGGGTGAATGAGAATGTTTCCGCGCAGTCAACAACGGGCACTTTTGAGATTAGAGAATGTGTTGACGGGAAGGAAATGCCGGGTGGACATGACCTATGCTCAGTGAGTATGACGGTGAATCGTGAGGGAGATGTTGAACTCAGGCATCTGCGTGCCTTTGTTGCCGTTGCGCGCACACTGTCGATGACCGCTGCCAGCCGCGAACTCCACATCACGCAGCCGGCGCTGACACGGACGATTCAACAACTTGAACGCGTTCTCGGTGTGCAGCTCTTCGACCGATCGCCGCAGCATTTCGCGCTCACTCAATCAGGTCAATTCCTCAACGAAAAAGCTCAGCGGATCCTTTCCGACGTCAACGCGATGATTGACGGTGTGCGTGGGTTTCAGCGCGTACGCATCGGATTTTCCTGGGCGTTGCCCTACCCGTGGATGACCGATGTTGTTGACGCTTTCGAGGCGCTCACCGGTGCCTCAATTCAGCTTCTTCGCCACGATGACGTCCTGGGGAGCCTGCGCCGTGGCGAGGTCGACGTTGCTCTGAGTCGTTACGAGGCACAAGTTGACGATGTGCGATCACTGGTTATTCATTCTGAGCAGCGGGTTGCTGCGGTGAGTAAGCGCCTGCCGCTGAGTGGTCGTGACCGACTCGACTGGGATGAACTCAGGGATTTTCCGGTGGTGATTAACAAACTCAGTGGAAGCACTCAGCCAGAATTGTGGGACGACCCGCTCCCTCCAGAACGCATCGTCAGCTGTGAGAGCTACGACGAATGGGAAGCGCTGATCGCCGCGGGTCGCGGAGTGGGGGCAATCGGACAATCGGCGGCGTGCGCAAAACCACATCCGGGGATCGTGTATCTTCCCCTGAATGGGGCGCCGATGACGACGCTACGGTTATTTATTCTGGCCGGACACATTCCCCCGCTCGTGGGCACCTTCATTGAGATCGCTTCGCAAACCCCGTTCTCGGTGGCGTCGACGTGGTCAACGTCTGTTGCCTTAGATGATGAATAA